One genomic window of Candidatus Bathyarchaeota archaeon includes the following:
- a CDS encoding cation-translocating P-type ATPase has product MSEAWHSKSIETVLEELHADSLGLKEEEVKQRLAKYGLNELKERKRTTALQIFLNQFKDIFVVMLLIATAISFAVGETTDAATIATIVVLNSVVGFVQEYRSEKAMEAMRKLTAPKARLMRNGKEVLVSAKEVVPGDIVLLESGDRVPADCRLIEVVVLRTDEAVLTGESTQVGKRTETVDENAPVADRRNMIFTATYVTYGRGKAVVTSTGMETEFGKIAEMVQSVEVEETPLKLKLESFAKKLGIIIVFACIAIFVLELLDPARPGTVVENFMTAVALAVSAVPEGLPAVVTISLALGARELAKRNAIIRRLASAETLGATTVICSDKTGTLTKGEMTVRKIFTNSEMIEVTGVGYEAKGQFLLDSKPSDAKEDTNLNLLLGAGAVCTNASYDGEKVIGDTTEGALIVAATKAGMTKKELEKKYPRVHEIPFTSERKRMTTVHEMSEEKLLAFMKGAPEVILDRCTKIFKNGEPKKLTKKEKQKILKTNGQMATDALRVLGVAFKELTDIKPEDFRELSKTEEINKHVESDLVFVGLVGMIDPPREEAKEANKLCQQAGIKTIMITGDHKLTAVAVAKEIGIIKGNPADMALTGAELDTMSDEEFEKIVKDIRVYARVSPEHKLRIVKALRKKGEIVAMTGDGVNDAPALKQADIGIAMGITGTDVTKEAADMVLADDNFATIVSAVEGGRTIYDNIRKFSFFLLRCNFDELALIGAFALLGLELPLTAGMILWLNLVTDGGPALALTMDPPEKDVMQRPPRNPKEGVLHGRMASIITTFTLQFLLTGGLFYWQYYLLPGPLTELKLAQARTMAFTRATLQELFVVWNCRSEKHNAFKVGFLSNKFLLIAVIGSAILTILVPFIGLFGTVVMDDPLEWALVIVTAMSGFLILPEIFYNRKILKWR; this is encoded by the coding sequence ATGAGTGAAGCGTGGCATTCCAAGTCAATTGAGACAGTGCTTGAGGAGCTGCATGCAGACTCTCTTGGCTTGAAAGAGGAAGAGGTAAAACAACGCTTAGCGAAGTATGGGCTTAATGAACTAAAAGAGAGAAAACGAACCACCGCTCTTCAAATCTTTCTAAACCAATTCAAAGACATTTTTGTGGTTATGCTGTTGATCGCAACAGCCATCTCCTTCGCTGTTGGGGAGACAACCGACGCTGCCACAATAGCCACTATAGTCGTTCTCAATTCAGTAGTCGGCTTCGTCCAAGAATATCGCTCTGAAAAAGCAATGGAAGCCATGAGAAAGCTTACCGCTCCGAAAGCGCGACTAATGAGAAATGGAAAAGAAGTGTTGGTATCAGCAAAGGAGGTTGTGCCCGGGGATATTGTGCTTTTGGAATCGGGGGACCGTGTTCCCGCAGATTGCAGACTAATCGAAGTTGTAGTCTTGAGAACTGATGAAGCTGTCTTAACAGGCGAGTCTACACAAGTAGGGAAAAGAACCGAAACTGTTGATGAAAATGCGCCTGTAGCCGATAGAAGAAATATGATATTTACGGCGACTTATGTAACATATGGTCGAGGAAAGGCTGTAGTAACTTCTACTGGCATGGAAACCGAGTTTGGAAAAATCGCTGAAATGGTGCAATCAGTTGAAGTAGAGGAAACACCGTTAAAGCTTAAGCTGGAAAGCTTTGCAAAGAAGTTAGGAATAATTATCGTTTTTGCATGTATCGCCATATTTGTCCTAGAACTGTTGGACCCCGCGAGACCTGGAACAGTAGTAGAGAACTTCATGACAGCAGTTGCGTTGGCGGTATCAGCGGTTCCAGAAGGTCTTCCAGCAGTAGTAACAATCTCACTAGCTTTAGGAGCTCGTGAGTTGGCGAAACGAAATGCAATAATTAGACGGCTTGCTTCTGCAGAAACTCTAGGCGCTACTACTGTGATTTGCTCCGATAAAACCGGTACACTAACGAAAGGTGAAATGACTGTCCGCAAAATTTTCACAAACAGCGAAATGATTGAAGTCACAGGCGTGGGCTACGAGGCAAAGGGACAATTTCTGCTGGATAGCAAGCCTTCAGACGCAAAGGAAGACACAAATCTAAATTTGCTTCTTGGCGCTGGTGCAGTTTGTACCAACGCATCGTATGATGGCGAGAAAGTAATCGGCGACACAACAGAAGGAGCTTTGATCGTTGCAGCGACAAAAGCAGGAATGACAAAGAAAGAATTAGAGAAGAAATATCCTCGGGTTCACGAAATACCCTTCACTTCAGAAAGGAAACGAATGACAACCGTTCACGAAATGTCTGAAGAGAAATTGCTGGCTTTCATGAAAGGTGCCCCCGAAGTCATTCTAGATCGCTGCACGAAAATCTTCAAAAACGGAGAACCAAAAAAACTAACCAAAAAAGAAAAACAAAAGATTTTGAAAACAAACGGGCAAATGGCAACTGACGCGCTCCGTGTGCTGGGAGTGGCTTTCAAAGAATTAACCGACATTAAACCTGAAGACTTCCGCGAACTCAGCAAAACAGAAGAGATAAACAAGCATGTAGAAAGCGACTTGGTGTTTGTAGGCTTAGTGGGGATGATTGATCCTCCAAGGGAAGAAGCTAAAGAAGCTAATAAGTTGTGTCAACAAGCAGGCATCAAGACCATTATGATAACTGGCGACCACAAACTTACTGCTGTAGCAGTGGCCAAAGAAATAGGCATAATCAAGGGTAACCCTGCTGACATGGCTTTAACAGGCGCTGAACTTGATACTATGAGTGATGAAGAGTTTGAAAAGATTGTTAAGGACATAAGGGTCTATGCAAGAGTTTCCCCTGAACATAAGCTTCGAATTGTGAAAGCCTTAAGGAAGAAAGGGGAAATCGTTGCCATGACTGGAGACGGCGTTAATGATGCTCCAGCGTTGAAGCAGGCAGACATAGGGATTGCTATGGGCATTACAGGCACGGATGTAACGAAAGAGGCAGCGGACATGGTGCTTGCGGATGATAACTTCGCCACAATTGTTAGTGCCGTAGAAGGCGGACGCACAATTTATGACAACATAAGGAAGTTCTCCTTCTTTCTACTAAGATGCAACTTTGATGAGTTGGCACTTATCGGAGCTTTTGCATTACTAGGCCTCGAACTTCCTCTAACCGCAGGTATGATTCTATGGCTAAACCTAGTGACTGATGGAGGGCCAGCCCTTGCATTAACAATGGATCCTCCAGAGAAAGATGTGATGCAAAGACCTCCACGAAATCCGAAAGAAGGAGTGTTACATGGAAGAATGGCCTCGATAATTACCACTTTTACACTACAATTCCTCTTAACTGGAGGTCTATTCTACTGGCAGTACTATCTGCTTCCCGGACCTTTGACAGAGCTGAAGTTGGCACAGGCTAGAACTATGGCTTTTACAAGAGCGACGCTGCAGGAGTTATTCGTCGTATGGAATTGTCGATCTGAGAAACACAACGCTTTCAAAGTAGGATTCCTTTCAAATAAATTCTTGCTAATTGCTGTTATAGGCTCAGCAATCCTGACAATTCTTGTGCCGTTTATTGGACTGTTTGGAACAGTAGTGATGGATGATCCGCTTGAATGGGCCCTTGTCATAGTGACTGCTATGTCTGGTTTTCTAATACTTCCAGAGATTTTCTATAACAGAAAAATATTGAAGTGGAGATAA
- a CDS encoding site-specific integrase: MKKNPYIPTDKELVRIPKLLKKMREGRREDYKYLAFIATTVLQFCGRTNALSELRFDMVEENGDDKPIVSYIGKHNVEQVKGITNGWYRGFLKEWREYVKHRYEDTPYFFPNNGGHIDDRTLRRKFIEFMHLCRLPQLTVHSWRYIYATKLYLKGVSPDAIKDILGVDKRTLKYYIKATLQRKKRALFTHLEKVSVLPKG; this comes from the coding sequence TTGAAGAAGAATCCATACATTCCAACAGATAAGGAACTTGTTAGGATTCCTAAGTTGCTAAAGAAGATGAGGGAAGGCAGAAGAGAGGATTATAAATACCTCGCTTTTATAGCCACAACCGTGCTACAGTTCTGCGGGAGAACCAATGCTCTATCGGAATTAAGGTTTGACATGGTTGAGGAGAATGGAGATGACAAGCCCATTGTTTCTTACATTGGCAAGCACAATGTAGAGCAGGTGAAGGGAATAACCAATGGCTGGTACAGGGGCTTCTTGAAGGAATGGAGGGAGTATGTTAAGCATAGATACGAGGATACACCTTATTTCTTCCCAAACAACGGCGGCCATATCGACGACAGAACATTAAGGCGTAAATTCATTGAATTTATGCACTTGTGCAGGTTACCTCAACTGACAGTCCACAGTTGGAGGTATATCTACGCAACTAAGCTATACCTAAAAGGCGTTTCACCAGACGCCATTAAAGACATTCTTGGAGTAGACAAGCGAACCCTAAAATACTACATCAAAGCCACGCTGCAAAGAAAAAAGAGAGCCCTTTTCACTCACTTAGAGAAGGTAAGCGTATTGCCAAAAGGATAA
- a CDS encoding HD domain-containing protein yields MKFSSSLRDPVYGVVPITAVEQEILKLPIMNRLKNIKQLGLAYLAFPGANHTRFEHSVGAMHVASLMATAVELDEHHTETIRIAALLHDVGHPPFSHSIEFACNMFGISEIPNHKKTTFQIIATDKELNKILKKAKPLVHTKNIAKLAVGTFEESVTLKRIIDGPIDADKIDYILRDNHHCGFPVALDINTISEILKKDENYGIAITPEGQSFAEQLFMGRYHLISKIHHNLKNRLGNYLLALTLEEA; encoded by the coding sequence ATGAAATTCAGTAGCTCACTTAGAGATCCTGTTTATGGCGTGGTTCCAATAACTGCTGTTGAGCAAGAAATCCTGAAGTTGCCAATTATGAACCGATTGAAAAACATAAAGCAACTTGGTCTGGCGTATTTGGCGTTTCCTGGTGCCAACCATACGAGATTCGAGCATTCAGTTGGTGCAATGCACGTAGCTTCTTTGATGGCAACAGCAGTTGAGTTGGACGAGCATCATACAGAAACAATAAGGATTGCAGCTCTCCTTCACGATGTCGGACACCCACCTTTTTCACACAGTATAGAATTTGCTTGCAACATGTTCGGGATTTCTGAAATCCCAAATCATAAGAAAACAACTTTTCAAATAATAGCTACCGATAAGGAGCTTAATAAAATACTTAAAAAAGCCAAACCTTTGGTTCATACAAAAAATATCGCAAAACTAGCGGTGGGAACCTTTGAGGAATCTGTAACATTGAAACGCATAATAGATGGTCCAATAGATGCTGATAAAATAGACTATATATTGCGAGACAATCATCATTGTGGCTTTCCAGTGGCCCTAGACATAAACACCATTAGTGAAATTTTGAAAAAAGACGAGAATTATGGAATTGCTATAACACCGGAGGGACAATCATTTGCAGAGCAATTATTCATGGGCAGATACCATCTAATATCCAAGATACATCATAACCTGAAAAACAGACTTGGCAATTATCTACTTGCACTAACATTGGAAGAGGCATGA
- a CDS encoding ATP-binding protein, which translates to MKISRTTIDKLGIKMYDKASAVVAELIANSYDADAELVTVTIPLNSWLATKKGNETVDRGLEIVVEDDGHGMPPEVINDFYLKVGSNPRLDEKRGRNSLEKKRPRMGRKGIGKLAPFGICKIIEVRSAGGERTVQGYKTAHFIMDFDKILKDTDSPYHPDRGEFDGKYSERRGTTIILKNFNRRRTPDQKTFNRQLARRFGSRLPDFEIKVVDTAAKHGEENEWIIGGLDLEINEETLIELEKIGTEAEGYKDIPKLTLEDGTELALSGWIAYSKKAYKNPEMAGIRIYARGKIASTTRDFGIKSGFTGEYKLRSYLIGEILADWIDEDEDEDLIRSDRQDILWETEKGTALRKWGQKILKILAKKARTPMRKIARREFMEKSNLEEEAKKRYKDSRVVASAIEVGKTIGSIASLDDLQDPDYVEDLKELVLTFAPHKMLVDKLREAASEDIDKPITALVKLFNDAKVAETASLGQVVQERIRIIKKLELLLGPGKKTHERDLQRLLEDAPWLIDPQWTVLQANRQFESMRIAFERWFEKTYGAKIITSTVESETRRPDFIMLHVGSNIEIVEIKNVDHTLADEEFNRILTYYVAVEGFMNDNPTLKKQFPFLHISLICDKLDLQEQSIKLSYKKLYEDNLLVKKTWEELLIDTRKVHEAFLEIVES; encoded by the coding sequence ATGAAAATTTCACGTACGACAATAGACAAATTGGGTATCAAAATGTATGATAAAGCGTCAGCTGTTGTGGCTGAACTTATTGCTAATTCTTATGATGCAGATGCCGAACTAGTGACCGTGACAATTCCTCTCAACAGTTGGCTTGCAACAAAAAAGGGAAACGAAACTGTGGACCGTGGTTTAGAGATTGTTGTAGAAGATGATGGTCATGGGATGCCTCCTGAAGTTATAAACGACTTCTATTTGAAAGTAGGTTCCAATCCAAGACTAGACGAGAAAAGAGGCCGAAATTCTCTTGAAAAGAAAAGACCAAGAATGGGAAGAAAGGGAATAGGAAAATTGGCTCCCTTTGGTATCTGCAAAATAATTGAAGTGAGATCCGCTGGGGGAGAAAGAACTGTTCAAGGATATAAGACAGCTCACTTCATTATGGATTTCGATAAGATACTCAAAGACACAGATTCACCATATCATCCGGATAGAGGAGAATTTGATGGCAAATACTCAGAACGAAGAGGGACAACGATTATACTTAAAAATTTTAATAGACGCAGAACTCCTGATCAAAAAACATTTAACCGACAATTAGCTAGGAGATTCGGTTCGAGATTGCCAGATTTCGAGATTAAAGTCGTCGACACTGCCGCTAAGCATGGGGAAGAAAATGAATGGATTATTGGCGGTTTAGACTTAGAGATTAATGAAGAGACTCTAATCGAGTTGGAAAAGATCGGCACAGAGGCAGAAGGTTATAAAGACATTCCGAAGCTAACACTAGAAGATGGTACAGAATTAGCCCTTTCTGGATGGATTGCGTACTCCAAGAAAGCTTACAAAAACCCTGAGATGGCGGGCATCAGAATATACGCTAGAGGCAAAATTGCATCTACGACTAGAGACTTCGGAATCAAATCCGGGTTTACTGGGGAGTACAAGTTAAGGTCTTATCTGATAGGTGAAATTCTTGCTGATTGGATAGATGAAGACGAGGATGAGGATCTAATTCGAAGTGATAGACAAGATATATTGTGGGAGACAGAGAAAGGAACTGCTCTCAGAAAATGGGGGCAGAAAATTTTAAAGATACTAGCGAAAAAAGCGAGGACCCCAATGAGGAAAATCGCTCGTAGGGAATTTATGGAAAAATCGAATTTGGAAGAGGAAGCGAAGAAGAGATATAAAGACAGTAGAGTAGTAGCTTCAGCTATTGAAGTTGGCAAAACCATTGGTTCTATTGCATCGTTAGACGATTTGCAGGATCCAGACTATGTTGAAGACCTCAAGGAATTGGTTTTGACATTTGCTCCTCATAAAATGCTTGTAGATAAGCTCCGAGAGGCTGCGAGTGAAGATATTGATAAACCTATTACTGCACTAGTCAAACTGTTCAATGATGCAAAGGTAGCGGAAACAGCGTCGCTGGGACAAGTAGTTCAAGAGCGGATACGAATTATCAAGAAGTTGGAGTTATTACTTGGACCAGGCAAAAAAACTCACGAACGCGATTTGCAGAGATTGTTAGAGGATGCCCCTTGGTTAATTGATCCTCAATGGACTGTTTTGCAGGCAAACAGACAGTTTGAATCTATGAGAATAGCATTTGAAAGATGGTTCGAAAAGACCTACGGTGCGAAGATTATTACAAGCACTGTCGAGTCTGAAACAAGAAGGCCTGATTTTATTATGTTACATGTCGGTAGCAATATCGAAATAGTGGAAATAAAGAATGTGGACCATACATTGGCAGATGAAGAATTCAACAGAATCTTAACTTACTATGTTGCTGTAGAAGGTTTCATGAATGATAACCCCACATTAAAGAAGCAATTTCCTTTCCTACACATAAGTTTAATCTGCGACAAACTTGACCTACAAGAACAAAGTATAAAATTATCTTACAAGAAATTATATGAGGATAACCTTCTTGTAAAAAAGACTTGGGAAGAATTGTTAATCGACACTAGAAAAGTTCACGAAGCATTCCTTGAAATTGTGGAATCTTAG
- a CDS encoding DNA cytosine methyltransferase, with the protein MCPKPTLIDLYSGCGGASLGFKEAGFKIVAAVDIDHSACETYAMNVGVQPIEDDLRNVTGDQILRMTGLKRGEVDVVVGCPPCQGFSSLRRTRKGDSSDHRDDLLMVFAERIVEIFPRMVIFENVPGITHERGKKFLRKFIRKLKKHRYFPIGKMLNAANFGVPQQRKRLILIFAREEAITDYLIPLLPHETHADPSRAKDERLLNWVTVEDTIADLPSLNSGEKHVSIPLHEATDHGENALTIIKNIPKNGGSRKDLPKHLWLPCHKKMSGGGAESVYGRMIWSKPSPTITSRCVVPACGRFIHPDQDRGITPREAARLQSFEDRYSFVGTKESITWQIGNAMPPTLAIAVGRSIHPQ; encoded by the coding sequence ATGTGTCCAAAGCCAACTTTAATCGATTTGTACTCAGGATGCGGCGGAGCGTCCTTGGGATTCAAGGAAGCTGGCTTCAAGATAGTAGCGGCTGTGGACATAGATCATTCAGCGTGTGAGACGTATGCGATGAATGTAGGTGTTCAACCAATAGAAGACGACCTCAGAAACGTAACTGGCGACCAAATCCTGAGAATGACTGGACTGAAGAGAGGCGAGGTTGATGTCGTAGTGGGATGTCCGCCCTGTCAAGGGTTCAGTTCGCTCCGAAGAACTAGAAAGGGGGACTCGTCAGACCACAGAGACGACTTGTTAATGGTATTCGCAGAACGAATCGTCGAGATCTTTCCCCGGATGGTCATATTTGAAAATGTGCCTGGGATAACACATGAAAGGGGAAAGAAGTTTCTTAGGAAGTTCATTAGAAAGCTGAAGAAACATCGCTACTTCCCAATAGGGAAAATGTTGAATGCGGCCAACTTCGGCGTCCCTCAGCAAAGAAAAAGATTGATTCTCATCTTCGCGAGAGAAGAGGCAATAACCGACTACCTTATCCCACTTCTCCCACATGAGACACACGCAGATCCGAGTCGAGCAAAAGACGAGCGTTTATTGAACTGGGTAACTGTGGAGGACACAATAGCAGACTTGCCTTCACTCAATAGTGGTGAGAAACATGTCTCGATTCCCCTCCACGAAGCCACAGACCACGGAGAAAACGCGCTCACAATTATTAAAAACATACCCAAAAATGGTGGAAGTAGAAAGGACCTCCCGAAACATCTGTGGTTACCGTGTCATAAGAAGATGAGTGGTGGAGGAGCGGAAAGCGTATATGGAAGAATGATCTGGTCAAAACCGTCTCCTACGATTACTTCTCGTTGCGTCGTTCCTGCTTGTGGTCGTTTTATTCATCCAGACCAGGACAGAGGCATAACTCCAAGGGAAGCAGCCCGTCTTCAAAGCTTCGAAGACCGTTATAGCTTTGTTGGCACTAAGGAATCAATAACGTGGCAAATTGGTAATGCGATGCCTCCTACACTAGCAATTGCTGTAGGAAGATCCATCCATCCTCAATAG